The following DNA comes from Bryobacteraceae bacterium.
CTGGCGAAGTACGAAACGGTGATCGGGCTCGAAGTCCACGTGCAGCTTGCGACGCGCACGAAGATCTTCTGCGGCTGCCCGACGTCTTTCGGCGATCCGCCCAACACCAACGTCTGCCCGGTTTGCCTTGGGCTTCCCGGCGCCCTTCCCGTGCTGAACAAGCGCGTAGTGGAACTGGCCGCGCAGGGCGCTTTCGCGTTAAATTGCAGCGTGCGAGAGACGTCGATTTTCGCACGAAAGAACTATTTCTACCCGGATCTGCCGAAGGGCTACCAGATCTCGCAGTTCGACAAGCCGCTTGGCGAGCACGGCTGGGTGGACACGGTGCTTCCCGACGGCGCCCGGAAGCGCGTGGGCGTGACGCGCGTGCATCTCGAGGACGACGCCGGCAAGAGCCAGCATGAGGGCTTCCGCGATTCGGACCGGTACAGTTACATCGACCTCAACCGCTGCGGCACGCCGCTGATCGAGTGCGTTTCCGAGCCCGACATGCGGTCGCCCGACGAGGCGCACGCCTATCTCACCGAGTTGAAGCTTCTGATGCAGTTCTGCGGCGTCTCGACGTGCGATATGGAAAAGGGCCATCTTCGGTGCGACGCCAACGTTTCGGTGCGGCCCTGGGGGCAGTCCGAACTCGGAACGAAGGTGGAGATCAAGAACCTGAACTCGTTCCGGTTCCTCAAGCAGGCGCTCGAGTACGAGGTGGAGCGGCAGGTGGGGATCGTTGAAAGCGGCGGGCGCGTGATTCAGGAGACGCGGCTGTTCAACTCCGACACCGGCGAGACCTCGAGCATGCGCAGCAAGGAAGAAGCCGCGGATTACCGCTACTTCCCCGAGCCGGATCTGCCGCCGCTGCACCTGGGAGCGGCGTGGCTCAGTGAGATCCGCGGCGCGATGCCGGAGCTGCCGCCGGTGAAGCGTAAGCGGTTCGTGGAGGAGTATGGGCTCCGCGAGTACGATGCCGACGTGCTGACGCAATCGCGCGAGACGTGCGACTACTTCGAAGTCGTGGTGCGCGAATCGGGCGACGGCCGGCTGGCGGCGAACTGGGTGATGGGCGACCTGGCCGGTGCGCTGAAGATGGCGGGTAAGGAGATCACCGAGTCCCCGGTCAGCGCGGAGCGGCTGGGTGAGCTGCTGAAGCTGATCGGGTCCGGGGAGCTGTCGGGGAAGCTCGCGAAGGAGATCTTCGCCAAGATGATCGACACGGGCGATTCGGCGGCGGCGATCATGGACCGCGAGGGCCTGCGGCAGATCACCGACACGAGCGCGGTGGACAAGATCGTGGACGACGTGATTGCCGCGAATCCGAAGCAGGTGGAGCAGTACCGGAGCGGAAAGACGGCGGTAATCGGGTTCCTGGTGGGCCAAGTGATGAAGGCGTCGCGCGGGCAGGCGAATCCGCAGATGGCGAACGAGATGTTGCGGAAGAAGCTGGGGTAAGCCGCGCGATCAGGGCTTCGCCCGAACAAGCAGAAGCGCCGCATCCTCGGTGAACTCCGGCGACGCCACCCATGCCGCGCCGCCCACATGGTCGATCAAATCGTCCCGGTCAACCTTGCCGGTCCGCGTGTTCCACCACCGCGCCCGCCACTTACCCGCCGGTAAGTTCAGCGATACCGGGAACGACGTCTTGCCGGTGAGGTACACATACCGCGGCCGGTAGCCGTTCATCACGCGTCCGGAATGAAGATACACGGCGTAGGCCTCGCCCGCCTGCTCCAGCGCCCGCGCGGACCAGCCCTCGGGCAGCCCGCCGAGCACCAGATCTCCGGCTGGGCGCGTTTTCACGAAGTCGAATTCGCCGAAGAATCGTGCGAGTACGCCGAGTTGCTGCCGCAGCTCCGGACTGCCTCCGCCCGGCGCTCTCCCCGGAACCAGGAACTTACCGTCTTCGTTCCCGGCGGTGAAGGAGTAGTCGAGGTTGTTGTACATCGCGCCGCCGGCGAGGAGGAAGTCCCACGCCTGGATCCGATAGATGGCGTCGAGCGTGCCGTCGAAGCCGGTTTCGTTCATGCCGATGGGCCGGGCGAGGCCGTAGTTCTGCGCGACGGCCACAGGCGGACGCGCGTAGTGGAAGGCGTAGTAGGCGACGTTCGGATCC
Coding sequences within:
- the gatB gene encoding Asp-tRNA(Asn)/Glu-tRNA(Gln) amidotransferase subunit GatB, which produces MSSAAMTPVSPEVLAKYETVIGLEVHVQLATRTKIFCGCPTSFGDPPNTNVCPVCLGLPGALPVLNKRVVELAAQGAFALNCSVRETSIFARKNYFYPDLPKGYQISQFDKPLGEHGWVDTVLPDGARKRVGVTRVHLEDDAGKSQHEGFRDSDRYSYIDLNRCGTPLIECVSEPDMRSPDEAHAYLTELKLLMQFCGVSTCDMEKGHLRCDANVSVRPWGQSELGTKVEIKNLNSFRFLKQALEYEVERQVGIVESGGRVIQETRLFNSDTGETSSMRSKEEAADYRYFPEPDLPPLHLGAAWLSEIRGAMPELPPVKRKRFVEEYGLREYDADVLTQSRETCDYFEVVVRESGDGRLAANWVMGDLAGALKMAGKEITESPVSAERLGELLKLIGSGELSGKLAKEIFAKMIDTGDSAAAIMDREGLRQITDTSAVDKIVDDVIAANPKQVEQYRSGKTAVIGFLVGQVMKASRGQANPQMANEMLRKKLG